The stretch of DNA AGATCGGCTGAGCTATtgagacagagacagaggcaGAGAGAGACAGAAGCGGAGAGAGACCGAGGCAGAGAGAAACTGAGACAGAGAGCGACAGAGACACAGAGAGCGACAGAGACAAAGCGATGGATACCGGAAAGATAGACAGATCTAGATAACGGATATAGCTACACAGAGACTGTTAGAGATTTTGGTGCTGAGAATCAAAATCTTGTCAATGAGAATCGAGATTTGATGGAATGGGTATTGAGATTTGAGGAAAGGAATCAAAAACTTTGAGATTGAGATAAGAGATCTGAAAATTTTAGAGAATCtgaaaagtttttgttttctagattttttttttgggctaagtGTAAAAGACAGTCTTTAATTTTTGGTCATCAGGGGGATGCGGGGGCGTCTCTAGTGATGGATTTTGAGGTTGACAACGATGATCTTCTTGAGGATGGTGAGTTTGGTGATACTGATAAGGGCGACCACAAAGTTGTTCAGGATAAGGTAGATTCTCCAGTCCAGGGAGCTGAGTCACATCCTAGTCACGGATCTGAATTTCCAAGGTGATCAAGGGTCGGAGCCTCAGGATGAGTCTGGAAGTGGTCCACAAGGTAAAAGTTTTAATTCTAATTCGATGGATTTAGCTGTGGGGGTTGTTAATAGTGCCTTGGCAGCTTTTACATTTAGTGATACAAGTGGTCATAAAGGGAGGACATTTAGTTCTTACGGTAGAAAGAGTGCGAGTAGTATTAGGATAGCTCCTGTGGTTTTGGCTTCTCCAGGGAAACGCTTACTTGCTAAGTCTTTGTCTAAACCTGCAGGTGATGGACACAAACAGAAGCAGATGGGGAAACCGGGTAATAATAAAGTGGACGGCAAACCTTCGGATGGGGGTCGTCCAAACAAGAAAGGGATGGGGGCTCTCCCGAAACCGCCGGCTCGAACGTGAAGATtttgagttggaactgtcagggcattggggTGGATCTGACAGAAGGATATTTGGGAGATTTGTGGAAGCAGCATAAGccagacattttatttttatcagaaactaaaaaatgtttttcctATTGACAAAAATTTCAGAAgaagtttggttataataatgTGTATACAGTTGACCCCTTGGTTCTAGGGGTGGGTTAGCTTTATTTTTCAtggatgaaataaaattatctattttataCGAGAGTGATCGTATAATTGATGCACAAGCGTGTTTTGGTCaacatttagtttttttgtctTTCGTCTATGGGGATCCTGTCCCGCAAAATCGGGTTAAGGTGTGGGAAAAGTTAATGGATATTGGTTCTTTTCGAATTGATCCTTCGTTtatgattggtgattttaatgaattagtTGGTAATCATGAGAAAAGGGGTGGCGCTATGCGCCCAGTGTCATCTTTTGTGCCTTTTAATTCAATGATTAATCATTGTGGTATGCTGGAGTTCCCGTGCTATGGGGAACAGTTGTCATGGCGAGGTAATCGATGTAATAATCAGGTGGTTTGGTGTCGACTAGACCGCGCATTAGGAAATGAGGATTGGCATAGTTTCTTCCCCAATTTGAAGGTAGATTATTTGGAGATGGTTGGTTCTGACCATTGTCCCATTTTGGCAACCTGTCTTAGAACAATTTCACGACGGAATAGGCAGTTTCGTTTTGATAAACGATGATTGGGGAAGGATGGTTTACTAGGAGCGGTAGAGTCAGGGTGGGCCCGCACGAATAATTTTCGGATACCGGCTTTCGTGGATAAGATCAGGAATTGCATAAATTCGATTTCGTGGTGGCGAAAGAATAATGTGACGTCTGGTCCATCTCTTATTTCTTCCCTTAAGATAGCTTTACAGGAGGCTAAGATGGATGACTCGATCTCTCAGGAAGAAATTAGGGAAGTTGAGAGAAAACTAAAAGAGGCTTATAGGGATGAGGAAATATATTGGCAACAAAAGAGTAGCAAACTCTGGCTACGAGTGGgagacaaaaatacaaaatattttcatgcatCGACCAAGCAGAGGAGGGTACGGAATAAGATTGTTGGTTTATATGGTCCGAACAATGTATGGGACGATACGCCCTTGGGAATGGAGAGGATTGCCTCAAATTATTTTGAGGAGCTTTTTAAAAGTTCTGATGTAAGCAGTATTTCAGATATACTTCAGGAGATTTCACCTATCATTACGGATAGTATGAACCAAAGTTTAACTAGGAAAATTACGGAGTCGGAGGTTCGGAAGGCATTATTTGCTATGCACCCAGAGAAATCTCCAGGTCCTGACGGTATGACGGCCCTATTCTTTCAACGATTCTGGTTTTCTTTAAAAGGGGATCTGGTGACTTtggttaaagaattttttttgaacagGTGGTTTTGATCCTCGCCTTAATGAGACTAATATTTGTCTCATCCCTAAGGTGGATCGACCACAACGTATGACGGAATTTCGGCCGATTAGTCTATGTAATGtgagttataagattatttcaaaagtgTTATGTTTCAGGCTTAAGCGGTTCTTACCGTCCCTGGTTTCAGAAACACAATTGGCTTTTGTTTCTGGGCGGCTGATTACAGATAATATTTTAGTTGCGCAGGAAATGTTCCATGGGTTAAATACTAATCAACAATGTAAGTCAGATTTTCTGGcattcaaaacggatatgagcaaaGCGTACGACCGTGTAAAATGGGATTTTCTAGAAGCGGTTATGATTAAATTAGGATTGATAGACGGTGGATTacttggattatgtggtgtgtttcttcgGTATCGTATCAAGTTCTTTTAAATGGTCAACCTCGGGGTTCCATTTTACCAAAGAGGGGATTACGTCAGGGTGATCCTCTTTCTCCCTATTTGTTTATTCTCTATACAGAGGTTCTAATAGCGAATTTTAAAAAGGCTGAACGCGAAAAGAAACTTACCGGAATATCGATTGCTCGAGATTGTCCGTCGATCTCGCATTTATTGTTCGCTGATGATAGTCTGTTCTTTTGTAAGGCAGAGGAGTCTGAATGTAAGGTGGTAATGGATATTATAGGTAATTACGGGAAAGCGTCGGGACAAGAGGTGAATTTAGAGAAATCTTCTATCATGTTTGGTAAGAAAGTTCCGCCGGATGTAAGATCTCGGATAAAAACAGTAATTGGTATTTCCAGTGAGGGAggtatgggttcttatttgggaATACCTGAAAACCTTCAGGGTTCGAGGACTAACGTTTTCAGTTATGTTAATGATCGTCTGGATGAGCGAGTTAACGGTTGGTCGGCGAAGACCTTATCGAAAGGGGGTAAAGAAATTATGATCAAGTCGGTGGCGTTAGCTCTTCCAACTCATGTTATGTCGTGCTTTAAATTGCCACAGGCATTCAACGACCAAACTTACGGGTGCCATATCAAAATTCTGGTGGAAGTCTAATGATAAGGCTAGAGGCATGCATTGGGTagcttgggataaaatgtgtgAGGACAAATGTGATGGGGGTTTGGGTCTTCGTGCTTTGGAAGAATTTAATGATGCAATGTTGGCTAAGCAGTATTGGAGACTGATTCATTACCCGAACTCTttaatggctcgggtgatgcGTGGTCGATACTTCCTGAGAAAACATCCATTACGGGCAACTAAACCATATTCTCCATCCTTTGcgtggaggagtattttttcCGTTAAGGGACTAGTGGAACGAGGGGCACGGTGGATAGTAGGTTCGGGTTGTGACATATTGGTATGGCGGGATCCTTGGATACCCGATCACCAGCCAAGACCAGCAAATGGTAGGGGGAGAATTCTACATCCTAATCTGAAGgtcaatcaattaattaatccCCTTACGATGGATTGGCATTTGCCCATTCTAGAGGAGTATATGGATCCAGCGGATATTCCGCTTATACAGAGTTTGGCGGTTAGTAAGTCATTTCGTTCGGATAGACTGATTTGGCATTATACTAAGTCTGGTAAGTATTCCGTGAGTTCTGGTTATAGGCTAGCACGAGAATTACAGAAGGAAGCCGAATTCGGGCCAACGTGCACAGTTTTACGGGCACAAGCTTGGAAACTTGAAGTCCCCTCAAAGGTTCAtcattttttctggcaggtgACGTCTGGTAGTCTTCCTGTAAAGGAACGGATCGCTCATCGGGGTGTACGGTGTGATGTTACGTGTCAACGGTGCGGCTCTGCGGTGGAGTCTATTAATCACGCTCTTTTTGAGTGTGTACGATCCCGTTTGGTTTGGGAGCTATCGCCGATACATCTTCCTTCGACTGGCTTTCCTTATGGATCAGTGTATTCAAATTTAGATTTCTTATATTGTAGGCCTTATCAAGCTCCGGGGGTTCGGGTATTGGATATATGTTGCCCTGGATATTATggacaatttggaaagataggaataaaaaggtttttcaaggAGTTGAGGCTGAGCCaattgatattataaatcaGGCATCAAACAATAAACTTTTGTGGGAGGAGGCTAAGTCCTTCTCTGTGAACTCCTTGACTCCCCAGCCAGATCCGGAGGAAAGGGTTATTTCTGTTCgttgtcaggttgatggttccTGGAAAGGTTCCGACCCTTTAGAGGGCTTGGGATGGTGGTATGGTACTCATGATGATAGGACGCTACTTTTGGGAGCTCGCAGTCTTCGTCGTAGTCCCTCTTCCCTTCATTCGGAGTTTAATGCCTTGCtatgggctatggagtctcttcGTGCGGCGGGGATTGATTGTCAGAATTTTGAGTCAGATAGCGCTGAactggtggcgatggtgcaggcTCTGGATGACTGGCCAGCATTCTCGCATTTATTGGAAGATTTCCATTCCCTCAGATCATCTTACTCCTCCTTCACCCTGACCCAGATTCCGCGAACGTCAAACATCCGAGCAGACTGTCTTGCTCGCTCCTCTAGACCTTTAGCTTCTGaattttcatttgtaaactcttttgcTCCAGATTGGGCGACTAACCTTGGAgtcactttttaatttattttattgttaggttgaaaaaaaaaaaaaatttggtcataGTAtcgagacttttttttttgtttgcggGAAAAAACCCAATTAGTTTGCCTCCAAAATACACCTTTCCAGCTATAATACTGATTTTTATGTTCCcgctaaataaaaatatatactaacttTAATATAATGTTACGAAATACTTGGCATCCGATTTTGATACTTTTAGTAGCAGTTCGTAAATTTGTGCTACAGCTACCGAAGCTCATATTTCTTCTAGTGATagcttccatctttttttttaaatttcttgagATAACATAATAGTGCGAGCAATAATGGATTCAAAATTCATCCACACTAATCCTTCCTCGAGGTTTTTCTCTCTAATACATTATACGTTATTACATCTTCAAACTGCATACTAAttattgttgtctttttttttatatatgtttattgacAATGATAGatgtatatctatattaacatatttttttacgtacattttggtttatgtcctttaagttttacttattttttattttttttacaacattaattcctaaaacaattccataaataacattgcagagaaactcaaatactatactttcttaaattgaccaacatttgttacatttattaccataaaattttaacaacatcCATACatattccgatttttccaaaaacaactctacccattaaagttttaacccattaaatctccaaaactatttttatggatgcgagaatctctcaaatttaaatgttatacAACATATTTGttatccataattatattaacattaataattttcctaaaccgaaaatccaattctaaaatgtcacattaaatatgctGAAAaccccccatataatttggtttattttttattttttgaggaattacaaaaaaaaaataaaattctattaattatcataaactatatatattgacatggaaaaattataaactataaaaatatgctaatttggtaaaacaattaacataattaaacttgataaaaaacttattttgattattttttttacgcaaaaacttatttttattttagtgagACGGGTTCGCATTAATctcatatagggagttaagtggaattgtttttttttttaaacacttttagatttgtaccaggagataaatgtatttttagactatacatataccacacgggttaaaactttgaaaacactaccaaaattttatactttgaatacttatatcaaatgcATGTAAAATATTGTCCTGCgatgtaccgcgggttaaaccctagtttattattatttcgcAGGTGTAAGAGTCAAAGTAACGGCTTTGATGAAGAGAGTGGTAGTATATATCCTTTGTGAGTGCTCTGTGTATGAATGGAGGAGATGGATTGGAGACAAAAGCTACTCTGCCAACTCTCTTCTTCCGGTTCTTTCATCTTTTTAACTTCAAATATAtcacattcatatatatagttggtTAGAAGCACCAAAAGAACTCATTACGTTAATAGTGTGTCAAGAAGTTGTAAAGTAAAAGggaaacaaaacatatttgtaAACCTTGGAGTCTATACTCATTTCTTTATActctttgtctctttctc from Camelina sativa cultivar DH55 chromosome 9, Cs, whole genome shotgun sequence encodes:
- the LOC104715400 gene encoding uncharacterized protein LOC104715400, with product MDDSISQEEIREVERKLKEAYRDEEIYWQQKSSKLWLRVGDKNTKYFHASTKQRRVRNKIVGLYGPNNVWDDTPLGMERIASNYFEELFKSSDVSSISDILQEISPIITDSMNQSLTRKITESEVRKALFAMHPEKSPGPDGGFDPRLNETNICLIPKVDRPQQVLIANFKKAEREKKLTGISIARDCPSISHLLFADDSLFFCKAEESECKVVMDIIGNYGKASGQEVNLEKSSIMFGKKVPPDVRSRIKTVIGISSEGGMGSYLGIPENLQGSRTNVFSYVNDRLDERVNGWSAKTLSKGGKEIMIKHSTTKLTGAISKFWWKSNDKARGMHWVAWDKMCEDKCDGGLGLRALEEFNDAMLAKQYWRLIHYPNSLMARVMRGRYFLRKHPLRATKPYSPSFAWRSIFSVKGLVERGARWIVGSGCDILVWRDPWIPDHQPRPANGRGRILHPNLKVNQLINPLTMDWHLPILEEYMDPADIPLIQSLAVSKSFRSDRLIWHYTKSGKYSVSSGYRLARELQKEAEFGPTCTVLRAQAWKLEVPSKVHHFFWQVTSGSLPVKERIAHRGVRCDVTCQRCGSAVESINHALFECVRSRLALSSSGGSGIGYMLPWILWTIWKDRNKKVFQGVEAEPIDIINQASNNKLLWEEAKSFSVNSLTPQPDPEERVISVRCQVDGSWKGSDPLEGLGWWYGTHDDRTLLLGARSLRRSPSSLHSEFNALLWAMESLRAAGIDCQNFESDSAELVAMVQALDDWPAFSHLLEDFHSLRSSYSSFTLTQIPRTSNIRADCLARSSRPLASEFSFVNSFAPDWATNLGVTF